From Symphalangus syndactylus isolate Jambi chromosome 17, NHGRI_mSymSyn1-v2.1_pri, whole genome shotgun sequence, one genomic window encodes:
- the NFKBIB gene encoding NF-kappa-B inhibitor beta isoform X1 has translation MAGVACLGTAADADEWCDSGLGSLGPDAAAPGGPGLGAELGPGLSWAPLVFGYVTEDGDTALHLAVIHQHEPFLDFLLGFSAGTEYMDLQNDLGQTALHLAAILGEASTVEKLYAAGAGPCVAERRGHTALHLACRVGAHACARALLQPRPRRPREAPETYLAQGPDHIPDTNHTPVALYPDSDLEKEEEESEEDWKLQLEAENYEGHTPLHVAVIHKDVEMVRLLQDAGADLDKPEPTCGRSPLHLAVEAQAADVLELLLRAGANPAARMYGGRTPLGSAMLRPNPILARLLRAHGAPEPEGEDEKSGPCSSSSDSDSGDEGDEYDDIVVHSGRSQTWLPPTPASKPLPDDPGPI, from the exons ATGGCTGGGGTCGCGTGCTTGGGAACAGCTGCCGACGCAGATGAATGGTGCGACAGCGGCCTGGGCTCCCTGGGTCCGGACGCAGCGGCCCCCGGAGGACCTGGGTTGGGCGCGGAGTTGGGCCCGGGGCTGTCGTGGGCTCCCCTCGTCTTCGGCTACGTCACTGAGGATGGGGACAC GGCACTGCACTTGGCTGTGATTCATCAGCATGAACCCTTCCTGGATTTTCTTCTAGGCTTCTCGGCCGGCACTGAGTACATGGACCTGCAGAATGACCTAGGCCAG ACGGCCCTGCACCTGGCAGCCATCCTGGGGGAGGCATCCACGGTGGAGAAGCTGTATGCAGCAGGCGCCGGGCCATGCGTGGCGGAGCGTAGGGGCCACACGgcgctgcacctggcctgccgTGTGGGGGCACACGCCTGTGCCCGTGCCCTGCTTCAGCCCCGCCCCCGGCGCCCCAGGGAAGCCCCCGAGACCTACCTCGCTCAGGGCCCTGACCATATTCCCGACACCAACCACACCCCTGTCGCCTTGTACCCCGATTCCGActtggagaaggaagaagaggagagtgaGGAGGACTGGAAGCTGCAGCTGGAGGCTGAAAACTACGAGG gccacACCCCACTCCACGTGGCCGTTATCCACAAAGATGTGGAGATGGTCCGGCTGCTCCAAGATGCTGGAGCTGACCTCGACAAACCG GAGCCCACGTGCGGCCGGAGCCCCCTGCATTTGGCAGTGGAGGCCCAGGCGGCCGATGTGCTGGAGCTTCTCCTGAGGGCAGGCGCGAACCCTGCTGCCCGCATGTACGGCGGCCGCACCCCACTCGGCAGTGCCATGCTCCGGCCCAACCCCATCCTTGCCCGCCTCCTCCGTGCACACGGAGCCCCTGAGCCCGAGGGCGAGGACGAGAAATCCGGCCCCTGCAGCAGCAGTAGCGACAGCGACAGCGGAGATGAGGGC